The DNA region TATAGTTGTCTTCGATATAGGAACGCAATTTAATAACGTCTTCATCCGCCATGTCTCTAACTCTGGTGTCTGGATTGACTCCCGTAGCTGAGAGAACTTCTTGCGCCCTCGATAGACCAATCCCAAAAATATATGTCAGCGCAATTTCTATCCGCTTATCACGGGGAAGGTCTACACCAGAAATCCGTGCCACGCTATTTTCTCCTTACTTGATGTTTGCGTATTACTTACTATTTAATAACTATTGCTATAGCGATTTAATTTATCCCTGACGCTGTTTGTGCTTGGGATTGGTTTTACAAATCACCATGACGCGACCGCGCCGACGAATGACGCGGCATTTATCACACATTTTTTTTACTGATGGTCTAACTTTCATGCCTTCTTTTGGCCACACTGCAAGCTTATAATTATATTTTATATTATCTTACTATGTCAAGAAACTGAATCGCTAATTAGTGACAAGTTCGAGCGATTTCTTGTTGCTATTTATTTTTCAAACGATAGGTAATTCTGCCCTTGGTCAAATCGTAAGGAGTTAATTCGACTTTAACTCGATCGCCAGGTAAAATTTTGATATAGTTACGTCTTATTTTTCCTGAAATATGAGCCAAGACATTAAATCCGTTGTCGAGATCGACACGAAACATTGCATTAGGAAGTGACTCAGTTACAGTACCTTCCATTTCAATTAGATCTTGTTTTGCCAATTTTAAAGTTCTCCGCTATTGGTGCAAGAATAATAGACGGCAGGCGTAAATCGCTAGCTCGTCTGAGTGCGCTTCTCCAGATAAGTTTTGCTTATCGAGATCGCGCTATTGCCTCTTTAATTTTTTATCCAGTTTTTTATCTTACACTTTTTAACCGTCTTTATCAAAAAAAGCGACTTTTGGCAAGAAACTGTCTCGTTCAGGCGATCGCTTCTTTTAAAGCTGAGGTGACATTTTCCATTGCCCCATCACCATCAATAGTTTTCAAAGTGCTCTGCTCTTGATAAAAATCGATTACGGGCATAGTATCGCGACGATAGACTTCCAAACGCCGTCGAATGGTTGCTTCATTATCATCCCGACGCTGGCGCGATAGCAGTCTGGAAATTAATACTTCATCGGGTACTGCTAAATATAAAACGCGATCGGCGGCTAAATCTAATTCTGCCAGTAGACTGTTTAAAAATTTTGCCTGAGCGACATTGCGAGGAAACCCGTCTAAAATCCACCCTTTAGCTGCATCTGACTGCAAAAGCCGATCTTTAATCAAATCGAGAATCAAGTCGTCAGGAACTAATTCACCACGATCCATGTAGCCTTTAGCTTTGTCGCCCAAAGGAGTTTTATAAGTAACGGCGGTTCTCAAAATGTCGCCAGTAGATATGTGAGGAATTTTATAAGTTTCTGACAAAATCTGTGCCTGAGTTCCCTTGCCCGCTCCAGGAGGACCTAAAAAAATCAATCTTTTTGTCATTTTAAATTTGCGTCCTCCGCATAAAAGAATTTCGCTCGACAGTTAGATAACTAACTTACTGCTTGACCATACCTTCGTAACGCTGTGAAATTACATAGGTCTGAATCTGTTTGGCAGTATCGATTGCTACTCCCACTAAAATTAACAGAGAGGTGGCACCAAAACCGCTAAATACCGTAGTTCCCGCTGGGATTGCGCTTTCGACCAAAGTAGGAATAGTCGCTACCAAACCTAGAAAAATTGCTCCTAAAAAAGTCAGACGATTGAGAACTTTTTCTAAATAGTCTCTAGTTGCCTTTCCTGGGCGGATACTAGGAATAGAAGCTCCCATTTTTTTGAGATTTTGGGACATATCATCGGGATTGCTAATCAAGCTAGTGTAAAAATAGCTAAAGAATAAGATGAGCAACAAATACACGACAATATAAAGCCAACTTCCAGGTTGAATAGCTACAGCGATACGATTGATAATATTTTTTGCCGTACCTTGTCCGGGAATAAATCCTGCCAGAGAAGCAGGTAAGAACAAGACTGCGGAGGCAAAAATAATTGGCATTACTCCGCCTTGGTTGAGTCTTAAAGGTAGGTAATTAGTTCTCTCGCGATATACTCTTCTGCCTACCTGACGACGAGCCGAAATAATGGGAATGCGGCGCGTTCCTTCTTGAATAAACACAATACCGACGATCATCGTCAGGAAAACTAAAAGCAACACGATTACCTGAGCGATTGCTTCTCGTCCGCCGTTTTGAGCGTAGCTAATGGTATTTCCCAGAGTTTTGGGTAATACGGCCACGATATTAACAAAAATCAACAAAGATGCCCCATTACCAATACCGCGTTCGGTAATTAATTCCGAAATCCACATGACGAACATCGAGCCTGCAGTCAAAGCGAGTACGGTTTCGGCGATCGGAAAAAAGCTTCTTGAGATAATGCCATTAGCTACCAGCAAACCTAGAGTAATACCCAAACTTTGAATTATCGCCCATCCCAGAGCGACATAGCGGGTGATCTGAGAAATTCTCCTTCTACCTGCTTCTCCCTCATTTTTTTGTAGATCTTCTAAAGAGGGAATAGCAGAAGCTAACAACTGCATAATAATAGAAGCATTAATAAAAGGTAATATGCCCAGGGCAAAAATTCCCAGTGCTGAAATACCGCCGCCAGTAAAAATATCTAAAAACCCGACAATTGAAGCATTAGTAGTATTACCAAGTAAATTGCCAAATCTTTCACGGTCAATTCCTGGAATGGGAATAAATACTCCCAAACGAACTAAAATTAACAGACCAATAGTAACGAGCAGCCGACCTCTAAGACCTGCTGCTTGCGCCATCTGTAAAAATGTTTCTTGTGCTGATGGAGTTTTTTCTCGAACCATAATTGTTGTTGTGGTAGCTAGAAGCCAAATAGGTTAAACGCCCGATCGCCTTAAGGTAATAGCTGCGCTTATTGTCTTATTTTTTTAACTATACCGATCTAATTTTTTCACTTTTACTACTTAGAAGCAACCTCAGACTTACGAAGAGGAAATAGTAATTTAAAACCTTGGAATTTTCCTGACTTAAGCTTCGCTGTCTTGAGATGGTTCGGCTTGAGTTTCTTCGAGAATACAGCTACCGCCCGCAGCTTCAATTTTTTGACGCGCTCCTTTAGTAAAAGCTGCCGCAGTTATTGTCAGGGGTACATTTAACTCTCCTCTACCCAGAACTTTTAAAGGACCATCATCAGTAGTCGAAATTCCGTCTGCTAATAAAGATTCTTTACTTACTGCCGAATTTGCCTCTAGAGTAGCTAGCTGCTCTATGTTAATAATTGTGTACTGTTTCTGGTTGACTAAAGGAAAATATTTTAATTTGGGAACCCGTCGATAGAGCGGCATTTGTCCCCCTTCAAAACCAGCTTTAGTGCCAGTACCAGAACGAGATTTCTGTCCGCGCATACCGTAGCCACAGCTAGCTCCTTGTCCTGCGGATATACCCCGTCCGACTCTGCGCCTGCGGCTCTTTGACCCTGCTTTGGGACTTAGATTTTCTAGTTTCATAGTTTTTATTTATTAAGCATATATCTGTTCTATAGAAATGCCTCTTTCTCTAGCAACTTCGGAAAAAGTTCGCAAGCTGTCGAGAGCATCTATGGTAGCTCTAGCGTTATTTAAAGGACTATTAGAACCTAACTGTTTGGCTAAAATGTTTTTAACGCCTGCTAGCTCTAGTACGGTGCGTACCGCACCACCGGCAATTACTCCAGTACCTGGAGCGGCTGGACGCATAAAGACTTTAGCACCTCCAGCAATACCGTTACTAACGTGAGTAATGGAGCTTGATTTAGTTAGAGAAACATCGACTAACTGTTTTTTGGCATCGGCTACGCCTTTGCGAACCGCACCGATTACATCGGCTGCTTTACCAACTCCAACTCCTACCTGACCGTTTTCGTTACCGACGACCACGATCGCTCTAAAGCTTAATTTTTTACCACCTTTAACTACTTTACTAACGCGGCGAATTTGAACGACCCGCTCTTGCCAGTTAGTGTCTTTTTCTTTAGCGCGTCCGCGACGACGAGACTTTGATTTAGGCATAATAATTATTTTCTATATGTATATGATGTCGATATTTTAAAAGTCTAACCCAGCTTCGCGAGCGGCTTCAGCTAGTGCGGCAATGCGACCGTGATAGAGATTGCCGCCGCGATCGAAAACTACTTTGGAAATGCCTTTATCTAAAGCTCTTTGCGCTACAAGCTGACCTACTGCTGCTGAGTTAGAACAGGTGGCTCCAGTAGTTGACTCTAGATTAAATTCTCTATCAATAGTCGATGCAGCTACAAGGGTATGCTGTGCCACATCATCAATTATCTGAGCGTAAATATGTTTATTTGACCGAAACACACAGAGACGCGGGCGTTCGGGTGTACCTGCTATTTGTTTGCGGATTCGCCGATGACGGCGTTTAACTAGTTCTTTGCGAGGAGGCTTCATAATTTGTTACTTCTTACCTGTTTTACCTGCTTTACGTCTTATTTGCTCGCCAAAATAGCGAATCCCCTTTCCTTTATAAGGTTCTGGGGGACGAACTGCCCTGATTCTAGCAGCGATATTGCCTACTAATTCTTTGTCAATACCACTAATGATAATTTCGGTATTTCTATTTTCAATAGCCACATCAATACCGTCGGGCATAATTATTTCCACTGGCTGGCTGTAGCCAACATTGAGAGTTAGTTGTTTGCCTTGAGCCTGCGCCCGATAACCTACACCTTGAACCTGCAAGCGTTTTTGAAATCCTTGGGATACGCCTTCTACCATGTTGGCAACTAAAGTACGGCAGAGACCGTGACGTTGACGACCGAGACGCGAGTCATTGTCTGGAGTAACTTCTATAGTTTCTCCTTCTTGTCTGACAGAAATGGGCGCTGGTATAACTCTTGCTAAAGTGCCTTTGGGTCCTTTAATCGTAACCTGCTGTCCGTTGATTTCTGCGGTTACTTTGGCAGGAATGGCGATGGGTCGCTTACCAATACGAGACATATGTAGTATACTCCTTAAAATTACCAAACGTAACAGAGAATTTCGCCCCCAACGCCTTGGCGACGAGCTTCTCTATCGGTCATTACTCCATGCGAGGTAGAAACGATCGCAATACCAATACCACCGAGGACACGAGGAATATCTTTACGCTTGGAGTATACTCTCAGTCCTGGTTTGCTGACTCTTTTGAGGGTATTAATAATCGGCTGACGGTTTCTACCTTTATATTTGAGAGTAATGACGATGTTTTTCTTTAATTCTTCCTCAGTTTCTTCATAACCGCTGATAAAGCCTTCACTTTCTAGAACTCGGGCAATGCTACGAGTCATTTTTGTCGAAGGTACTAATGTAGTTTGATGCTTGACCAGGCAGGCATTGCGGATGCGGGTCAGCATATCTGAAATAGTATCGTTTGCCGCCATTATTTCTTATTATTTGAAAATTTAACTATTGCGAAAAGGCATTCCCATTTCCCTGAGTAGGGCGCGTCCTTCTTCATCTGTATTTGCCGAAGTAACGATAGAAATGTCCAATCCTCTAATTTGATCGATGCTGTCATAGTCAATTTCGGGAAAGATGAGCTGTTCTCTAACCCCTAGACTATAGTTACCCCGACCATCAAAGCTTTTCGGGCTAATGCCACGAAAATCGCGAATACGGGGCAGAGCAATATTGATCGTGCGATCGAGAAAAGCATACATCCGATCGCCTCTAAGAGTGACCATCACTCCTACGGGCATTCCTTTACGGAGTTTGAATCCAGCGATCGCCTTTTTGGCTCTCGTTACCACTGGCTTTTGCCCGGCAATTGTAGCTAGCTCGCTAATCGAAGATTCGAGGGCTTTAGCATTTTGTGATGCTTCTCCCAAACCGCGATTGATAATCACTTTAACTACCTTGGGTACTTGATGAGTATTGGTGTAGTTAAATTGTTCGGTTAGCTTGGGAACGATATCTTCAATGTATCTAGTTTTAAGTGGTTTTGGCATGGTGTTTGGTATTTTTTCCTGGGCTTGGTCAGGAGACTATAAACAAAATTCGGGTTTCGAGATAGCAACTGCTCGCCAGACAACAACTAGTCGATTATTTCGCCAGTTTTTTTCAACATCCGCACTTTGCGTCCGTCGTCGGTAAAGGTATAGCTGATTCGGCTGGCTACTTCTTCCTTTTGGGAATAGAGCATGACGTTAGAACTATGAATGGGAGCTTCAAAGGTGACAATTTGTCCCGATTCTCCCTCTTGCTGGGGTTTGACGTGTTTGGTTTTGACGTTGACTCCCTGGACGATAACCTGACTGGTTTGGGGGATAGCACGAATAATTTCGCCTATCTTGCCCTTGTCAGTGCCAGAAATCACTTGAATGGTGTCTCCTTTTTTTACGTGCATTTTTGCTTTCTGAGCTTGTTTGGTTTTTGCCATTTAGATCACCTCCGGAGCTAGAGAAACTATTTTGGTAAAGTTTTTCTCTCTTAATTCCCGTGCTACTGGACCAAAAACGCGAGTTCCTCTCGGATTGCCTTCTTGATTGATAATTACCGCTGCATTATCGTCAAAACGGATGCTCATGCCGCTTTCGCGACGTACTGCTTGTTTGGTACGCACGATTACCGCTCTGACTATTTCGGATTTTTTGACTGCCATGTTTGGCAGAGCGTCTTTAACTACAGCAATAACGACATCACCAATGAAAGCATAGGGACTATTACCTTTACCAATAACTCGCAGGCACATCAGCTGACGTGCGCCACTGTTATCGGCGACATTTAAATAGGTCTGTTGTTGAATCATCTTCGAGCGCGACCGTAATATTCGTAAATAAAAGTTATCAATTTTTGGTTTCTATAATTTCGGCTAGCGTCCAGCGTTTGGTGCGACTGAGGGGTCTAGTTTCGCGGATACGCACGCGATCGCCAGTTTTGCACTGATTTTCAGCATCGTGAACCTTATATTTTTTGGTTCTAACGACGATTTTGCCGTATTTGGGATGGGGGGAGCGGTTTTCGATTGCTACAACTATGGTTTTATCCATTTTGTCGCTAACAACTTCACCTACTCTTTCTTTTACTGCCATAATTCAACTTATTCCTCTGTTGCGGATGTAGTAGCAGACTCGGACTCAGGTTCGGCGCGAATGGCTGCTAGTTCTCGTTCTCTTTCGACGGTCAACAGTTGAGCGAGACGATGCTTACTATGTTTGAACAGATGGGGTTTTTCCAGTCGGCGAGTTGCCTGTTCCAATCGCAACTGAAACAGTTCTCGCTTGACGGCTAAAATCTCTTCTGATATCTCTTCGTCGCTCAAGCTTCTGACTTCGGCTATTTTGGGTAAAGCCACGACTAAAATTCCTCCTCACGGTTGATAAATTTGGTTTTAATCGGTAGTTTTTGAGCCGCTAGACGCATTGCTTCTCTAGCAATTGGTTCTGCTACTCCTGACATTTCAAACATAATTCTGCCTGGTTTGACCACTGCTACCCAAAATTCTGGATTACCTTTACCAGAACCCATACGGGTTTCGGCAGGTCGCATCGTTACTGGCTTATCGGGAAAAATCCGAATCCAAATTTTACCGCCCCTTTTGATATAGCGGGTCATAGCTCGTCTGGCGGCTTCAATTTGGCGCGAGGTAATCCAGGAAGGTTCGATAGCTTGAAGTCCGTAGTCGCCGAAGTTTAGAGTATTGCCTCGATGTGCCATACCTCTCATGCGACCGCGATGCTGTTTGCGAAATTTAGTTCTTCTGGGACTGAGCATAATGATAAATTCGTGCTGTTAACAACTATTCCGAACGGTCTTCAAATTTCTGGCGACGGCGTTGACGGCGAGGAGTTTGACTGGGAGCGGCGGCTATTTCTTCCTGTCCTGGAATAATTTCTCCTTTAAAGATCCAAACTTTAACCCCTAAAATTCCATAGATAGTGAGAGCCGTACGATAGGCATAATCGATATCCGCTCTTAAGGTATGTAAGGGAACTCTTCCTTCCCTGACCCATTCTGTACGAGCGATTTCCGCACCGTTTAAGCGACCGCCAATCTGAATCTTAATTCCTTGAACTTCGGCTCGCTGCGCTCTTTGAATTGCCTGACGTACCACGCGGCGAAAAGATACTCTTCGCTCTAGCTGCTGGGTAATGTACTCGGCAATCAATGCCGCATCGGCATCGACGCGGGGAACTTCAATAACGTTGATCCGAATCTGGCGATTGTTAACCACACTTTGAAGATCGGTACGCAATTTTTCAATTCCCGATCCGCCCCGACCGACAACTACACCAGGGCGAGCGGTGTGAATGCCCAGATCGATTTGATCGGCTTTACGCTCGATTTTTATTTGAGAAATCCCCGCGTTACCAAGCTCTTTGTTAATATGCTCTCTAATTTGATGGTCTTCTTGTAATAGTTCGGGATAGCGTTTGGTATCGGCATACCACCGAGATTGATGTTCTTTAGTAATTCCCAACCGAAAGCCCGTTGGATGTATTTTTTGTCCCACTAATGTTTCCTCGTAGTTAGGTCAGTTTTTTAAATAATTGCCCGATTATTCGGTTACGTCAGGAGCAACTGCTACGGTAATGTGGCAAGTTGGCTTGCGAATTTGGTAGGCTCGACCTTGCGCTCTTGGTCGATAGCGTTTGAGAACGGGACCTCCATCGGCGTAAGCCTGACTGACAACTAGGTTAGTGGGGTCGAGTCCGTTGTTATGCTCGGCGTTAGCTACAGCAGAACGCAAAGCTTTAAGTACTGGTTCGCAGGCTTTATAAGGCATAAATTCGAGAATAATTAGTGCTTCTCGATATTGCCGACCGCGAATCTGATCTAGCACCCGCCTGACTTTAAATGGCGACATCCGAATATAGCGGGCGATCGCCTTTACTTCATTATTAGTATCTATTGCCATGATTGTTTATATTTGGCATTCAAAAATTATGCTGGTTAACTTTAACGTCTGCCTTTTTTATCCCCTTTGGCATGACCTCTAAAAGTACGAGTGGGGGCAAACTCTCCTAACTTGTGACCGACCATTTGATCGCTGACAAATACGGGAATATGCTGGCGACCGTTGTGAACGGCGATCGTATGACCGACCATTTGCGGCAAAATTGTCGAAGAGCGCGACCAGGTTTTAATTACTTCTTTTTTGTTAGCTGCGTTAAGCTTTTCGATTTTGCCAAGCAAACTGTCGGCGATAAATGGTCCTTTTTTAAGCGAACGACTCATAATTGGTAATATTAGTATTCGATAATTGGCGATCGCGACTGGTAAAGTACGTTTAATTAGCCGCTGATTTTGATTTTTTCCGACGGCGACGCACGATTAACTTGTCGCTAACTTTTTTCTTCTTACGAGTTTTCAGACCTAAAGTAGGTTTTCCCCAGGGAGTAACAGGACCGCTTCTACCAATTGGCGCACGTCCTTCACCACCACCATGAGGGTGATCTACTGGGTTCATTACGCTTCCTC from Myxosarcina sp. GI1 includes:
- the rpsM gene encoding 30S ribosomal protein S13, producing the protein MARISGVDLPRDKRIEIALTYIFGIGLSRAQEVLSATGVNPDTRVRDMADEDVIKLRSYIEDNYRVEGDLRRWEAMNIKRLADIGTYRGRRHRMGLPLRGQRTRTNARTRRGRRLTVAGKKKAPGKK
- the rpmJ gene encoding 50S ribosomal protein L36; this translates as MKVRPSVKKMCDKCRVIRRRGRVMVICKTNPKHKQRQG
- the infA gene encoding translation initiation factor IF-1: MAKQDLIEMEGTVTESLPNAMFRVDLDNGFNVLAHISGKIRRNYIKILPGDRVKVELTPYDLTKGRITYRLKNK
- a CDS encoding adenylate kinase — protein: MTKRLIFLGPPGAGKGTQAQILSETYKIPHISTGDILRTAVTYKTPLGDKAKGYMDRGELVPDDLILDLIKDRLLQSDAAKGWILDGFPRNVAQAKFLNSLLAELDLAADRVLYLAVPDEVLISRLLSRQRRDDNEATIRRRLEVYRRDTMPVIDFYQEQSTLKTIDGDGAMENVTSALKEAIA
- the secY gene encoding preprotein translocase subunit SecY; translated protein: MVREKTPSAQETFLQMAQAAGLRGRLLVTIGLLILVRLGVFIPIPGIDRERFGNLLGNTTNASIVGFLDIFTGGGISALGIFALGILPFINASIIMQLLASAIPSLEDLQKNEGEAGRRRISQITRYVALGWAIIQSLGITLGLLVANGIISRSFFPIAETVLALTAGSMFVMWISELITERGIGNGASLLIFVNIVAVLPKTLGNTISYAQNGGREAIAQVIVLLLVFLTMIVGIVFIQEGTRRIPIISARRQVGRRVYRERTNYLPLRLNQGGVMPIIFASAVLFLPASLAGFIPGQGTAKNIINRIAVAIQPGSWLYIVVYLLLILFFSYFYTSLISNPDDMSQNLKKMGASIPSIRPGKATRDYLEKVLNRLTFLGAIFLGLVATIPTLVESAIPAGTTVFSGFGATSLLILVGVAIDTAKQIQTYVISQRYEGMVKQ
- the rplO gene encoding 50S ribosomal protein L15, with product MKLENLSPKAGSKSRRRRVGRGISAGQGASCGYGMRGQKSRSGTGTKAGFEGGQMPLYRRVPKLKYFPLVNQKQYTIINIEQLATLEANSAVSKESLLADGISTTDDGPLKVLGRGELNVPLTITAAAFTKGARQKIEAAGGSCILEETQAEPSQDSEA
- the rpsE gene encoding 30S ribosomal protein S5, with translation MPKSKSRRRGRAKEKDTNWQERVVQIRRVSKVVKGGKKLSFRAIVVVGNENGQVGVGVGKAADVIGAVRKGVADAKKQLVDVSLTKSSSITHVSNGIAGGAKVFMRPAAPGTGVIAGGAVRTVLELAGVKNILAKQLGSNSPLNNARATIDALDSLRTFSEVARERGISIEQIYA
- the rplR gene encoding 50S ribosomal protein L18, producing the protein MKPPRKELVKRRHRRIRKQIAGTPERPRLCVFRSNKHIYAQIIDDVAQHTLVAASTIDREFNLESTTGATCSNSAAVGQLVAQRALDKGISKVVFDRGGNLYHGRIAALAEAAREAGLDF
- the rplF gene encoding 50S ribosomal protein L6, whose product is MSRIGKRPIAIPAKVTAEINGQQVTIKGPKGTLARVIPAPISVRQEGETIEVTPDNDSRLGRQRHGLCRTLVANMVEGVSQGFQKRLQVQGVGYRAQAQGKQLTLNVGYSQPVEIIMPDGIDVAIENRNTEIIISGIDKELVGNIAARIRAVRPPEPYKGKGIRYFGEQIRRKAGKTGKK
- the rpsH gene encoding 30S ribosomal protein S8 gives rise to the protein MAANDTISDMLTRIRNACLVKHQTTLVPSTKMTRSIARVLESEGFISGYEETEEELKKNIVITLKYKGRNRQPIINTLKRVSKPGLRVYSKRKDIPRVLGGIGIAIVSTSHGVMTDREARRQGVGGEILCYVW
- the rplE gene encoding 50S ribosomal protein L5 codes for the protein MPKPLKTRYIEDIVPKLTEQFNYTNTHQVPKVVKVIINRGLGEASQNAKALESSISELATIAGQKPVVTRAKKAIAGFKLRKGMPVGVMVTLRGDRMYAFLDRTINIALPRIRDFRGISPKSFDGRGNYSLGVREQLIFPEIDYDSIDQIRGLDISIVTSANTDEEGRALLREMGMPFRNS
- the rplX gene encoding 50S ribosomal protein L24, coding for MAKTKQAQKAKMHVKKGDTIQVISGTDKGKIGEIIRAIPQTSQVIVQGVNVKTKHVKPQQEGESGQIVTFEAPIHSSNVMLYSQKEEVASRISYTFTDDGRKVRMLKKTGEIID
- the rplN gene encoding 50S ribosomal protein L14, whose product is MIQQQTYLNVADNSGARQLMCLRVIGKGNSPYAFIGDVVIAVVKDALPNMAVKKSEIVRAVIVRTKQAVRRESGMSIRFDDNAAVIINQEGNPRGTRVFGPVARELREKNFTKIVSLAPEVI
- the rpsQ gene encoding 30S ribosomal protein S17; translation: MAVKERVGEVVSDKMDKTIVVAIENRSPHPKYGKIVVRTKKYKVHDAENQCKTGDRVRIRETRPLSRTKRWTLAEIIETKN
- the rpmC gene encoding 50S ribosomal protein L29, whose translation is MALPKIAEVRSLSDEEISEEILAVKRELFQLRLEQATRRLEKPHLFKHSKHRLAQLLTVERERELAAIRAEPESESATTSATEE
- the rplP gene encoding 50S ribosomal protein L16, translating into MLSPRRTKFRKQHRGRMRGMAHRGNTLNFGDYGLQAIEPSWITSRQIEAARRAMTRYIKRGGKIWIRIFPDKPVTMRPAETRMGSGKGNPEFWVAVVKPGRIMFEMSGVAEPIAREAMRLAAQKLPIKTKFINREEEF
- the rpsC gene encoding 30S ribosomal protein S3, whose product is MGQKIHPTGFRLGITKEHQSRWYADTKRYPELLQEDHQIREHINKELGNAGISQIKIERKADQIDLGIHTARPGVVVGRGGSGIEKLRTDLQSVVNNRQIRINVIEVPRVDADAALIAEYITQQLERRVSFRRVVRQAIQRAQRAEVQGIKIQIGGRLNGAEIARTEWVREGRVPLHTLRADIDYAYRTALTIYGILGVKVWIFKGEIIPGQEEIAAAPSQTPRRQRRRQKFEDRSE
- the rplV gene encoding 50S ribosomal protein L22 yields the protein MAIDTNNEVKAIARYIRMSPFKVRRVLDQIRGRQYREALIILEFMPYKACEPVLKALRSAVANAEHNNGLDPTNLVVSQAYADGGPVLKRYRPRAQGRAYQIRKPTCHITVAVAPDVTE
- the rpsS gene encoding 30S ribosomal protein S19 yields the protein MSRSLKKGPFIADSLLGKIEKLNAANKKEVIKTWSRSSTILPQMVGHTIAVHNGRQHIPVFVSDQMVGHKLGEFAPTRTFRGHAKGDKKGRR